From the Sphingomonas aliaeris genome, one window contains:
- a CDS encoding YbhB/YbcL family Raf kinase inhibitor-like protein translates to MKVALFASALLFVGAPALAQSSPEDNDKRPVQAHFYELTPLKPTADFAASLKLPRGYRIAVWAGDLGNTRVMAVAPDGSVYVSRRSEADIIRLVDANRDGRADGAPTVIVNRPGLHGLTIHDGMLYFMTAKEVFRAPLRPDGGIGTVETLIDDLPDAGQHLNRTLAVGPDNMLYISSGSTCNACDESSQENATLIRASLDGKARRVRASGLRNTIGFEWHPRTGELWGWDQGIDWLGNDIQREEVNKIERGKRYGWPYVFEDGKRNPQDEPPGGITAAQWAASSTNPVLMHVAHSAGMQMAFHPGGGFGPDVAGDAFVALRGSWNRKPASGYELARIRFDANGEATRVETFVSGFMSRDGTGQYGRPCGVAVMRDGSILISDDANGVIYRITYDGATGQAAPLAPPPGPMLEQAARGTNVPLALARPETQASSPARLTVGAAAFTANGPIPREYSEYGLGISPALSWSAVPNAVSYAILVEDPDGASKPVVHWVAWNVPAGTTRLPEGLQERDRLSGGPLEGIMQGASGRGTVGWYGPRPPRGDKPHHYHFQVLALDRQLDLPLGATRDQLLTAAAGHVIGSGDLVGTYAEPK, encoded by the coding sequence ATGAAAGTCGCACTTTTCGCCTCCGCGCTTCTCTTCGTTGGCGCACCCGCGCTCGCGCAGAGCAGTCCAGAAGACAATGACAAGCGCCCGGTGCAGGCCCACTTCTACGAACTCACGCCACTGAAACCGACGGCTGACTTTGCCGCCTCGCTGAAACTTCCTCGCGGCTACCGCATTGCCGTATGGGCGGGCGATCTGGGCAACACTCGCGTCATGGCAGTGGCGCCGGACGGCTCGGTTTACGTGAGCCGACGCTCGGAGGCCGACATCATCAGACTAGTGGACGCGAACCGGGACGGCCGCGCGGACGGGGCACCGACTGTTATCGTAAACCGACCGGGCCTGCACGGACTGACCATCCACGACGGCATGCTCTACTTCATGACAGCCAAGGAAGTGTTTCGCGCGCCACTTCGGCCCGACGGCGGCATCGGCACCGTAGAGACGCTGATCGACGACCTACCCGACGCCGGACAGCACCTCAACCGGACGTTGGCGGTCGGTCCGGATAACATGCTCTACATTAGCTCTGGCTCAACCTGTAACGCCTGCGACGAGTCCAGTCAGGAGAACGCGACGCTCATCAGGGCGAGCCTCGACGGCAAGGCGCGGCGGGTGCGGGCCTCGGGCCTGCGCAACACGATCGGCTTCGAATGGCACCCACGAACGGGCGAGCTGTGGGGCTGGGATCAGGGCATCGACTGGCTCGGCAACGACATCCAGCGCGAGGAGGTCAACAAGATCGAGCGCGGCAAGCGCTACGGCTGGCCGTACGTCTTCGAGGACGGCAAGCGGAACCCGCAGGACGAGCCGCCGGGCGGCATCACGGCTGCGCAATGGGCAGCGTCATCAACCAATCCGGTGCTCATGCACGTCGCGCACTCGGCGGGCATGCAAATGGCCTTTCATCCGGGCGGCGGCTTCGGACCGGACGTCGCCGGCGATGCCTTCGTCGCTCTACGCGGCAGCTGGAATCGCAAGCCCGCGTCCGGCTACGAACTAGCGCGCATTCGCTTCGATGCAAACGGTGAGGCAACTCGCGTCGAGACCTTCGTCAGCGGGTTCATGAGCCGCGATGGCACGGGCCAATACGGCCGGCCTTGCGGCGTGGCAGTCATGCGCGACGGCTCGATCCTGATCTCGGACGACGCAAACGGCGTGATCTACCGCATCACCTATGACGGCGCGACCGGGCAGGCTGCGCCGCTCGCCCCGCCGCCCGGCCCGATGCTGGAACAGGCCGCGCGCGGGACCAACGTACCGCTGGCTCTTGCACGTCCAGAGACCCAAGCGAGCAGCCCGGCGAGGCTCACGGTCGGCGCGGCCGCGTTCACTGCCAACGGCCCCATCCCGCGGGAATACAGCGAATACGGCCTTGGCATCTCGCCCGCGCTCAGCTGGTCCGCCGTTCCCAATGCTGTCTCCTACGCGATCCTCGTCGAAGACCCGGACGGCGCGTCGAAGCCGGTCGTCCACTGGGTCGCCTGGAACGTGCCCGCGGGCACCACTCGCCTGCCCGAAGGACTGCAGGAGCGTGACCGCTTGAGCGGCGGACCGCTTGAGGGGATCATGCAGGGTGCGAGCGGACGCGGCACGGTAGGCTGGTACGGCCCGCGCCCGCCGAGGGGCGATAAGCCACATCATTATCACTTCCAGGTGCTGGCACTCGACCGCCAGCTGGACCTGCCGCTTGGAGCGACGCGAGACCAGTTGCTCACGGCCGCGGCAGGGCACGTGATCGGGAGCGGCGACCTCGTCGGCACGTATGCCGAACCGAAATGA